The sequence below is a genomic window from Dyadobacter chenwenxiniae.
GTGGTTGCACATAAAGTAGGCGAACCTTATGGAACAATCATACTTGCGGTAGCTGTAACACTCCTGGAAGCTTCGATTATCGTATCACTCATGTTGACGGGAGGCGCCGGCGCGGACACCTATGCGCGGGATACACTTTTTGCAGCTGTTATGCTTATTCTAAATGGTATCCTGGGTATCAGTATGTTTGTGGGGGCGATGAAATTTAAAGAGCAAAGCTTTGAAACCAAAAGTGTAACGATTGCTTTGGTCAGCCTTGTATCAATTTTGGTGCTTACCCTGGTGTTGCCAAATTTCACCACCAGTATTGCCGGACCTTCCTACAGCACGCCACAACTTATTGCGATTGGCATTTGCTGCCTGGTCATTTATGGTTCTTTTATATTTACGCAAACTGTCAGACATCGCAAGTATTTTCTGGCGGAAGTCTCGGGCCAGGAAAAAGACGTGACCGGAAGGGAAGCCCTCATAAGTCTATTTTTTTTGCTGGTATGCTTAGGGGTGGTTATTGCCCTGGCCAAAGACCTTTCCCCGGTAATCGAAGCCGGAATCGTGGCAGCCGGCCTGCCCACGGCCTTAGTGGGTGTAGCCATTGCAGCGGTGATTTTGCTGCCGGAAGGCATAGCCGCTATCCGTGCGGCAAGACGTGGCCAATATCAGACGAGCATTAACCTTGCACTGGGCTCGGCATTAGCAAGTATAGGGCTAAGTATTCCTACGGTGGTGATTGTTTGTACCATAATGGATTTGCCGCTTATCCTGGGTCTGACCATGAAGTCGATGGTTTTGCTTGTTCTTTCGATTTTTACAGTAATGCTTTCACTGAATAAAGGCCAGACCAACAGCCTGTACGCTATCGTGCTTCTGGTTAATCTGATGATGTACATCTTTACAGTGGTGTTCCCTTAAATGCTTTTCAGAAGCGGGAGTAACGTTCTAAGCGTTGTTACACGATTGCTTTTTGGTGTGGATTTCAAGGTTTTGAGGAATTGATATATTGATCTGCTCACGATTTGAGCGGGCTGTGTCGCCGTAGACTTTTAATGTCCGCTAACTGCATCCAAAACAGGGGTCTGATGGGATTTAAAATATCCTTGAAAGGCCCTGGCACGTTTTTCGCAAGGGATGCTGCTCACTTAAAGAAAAATGGGATGCATTCTATAGACGGCCACGATGATGCAGGCAAGCCACGACGTGTCGATGAAAACCTGAAAATTCCCGTTATCAGAGAACATCTGACAGTTTCCACTGAGCGCATCGAAACGGGGCAGGTTTTGATTTCAAAAGAAATTATGGAAGAGGAAACATCTGTCAATGTCGCTGTCAGCAGGGAAGAGGTTCTGATAGAAAGAAAAGAAATAAACGAGTATGTTCAGACGCCTCCGCCGGCAGTCAGGCAGGAAGGTGATGTCACTATCATTTCTGTTGTCAAAGAAGTGCTGGTGACTGAAAAACGCCTGATGCTTGTAGAAGAAGTGCACATTACCAAGCGCTTATATCAGGACGAAAAGGCGGTCACCGAAACGCTGAGAACAGAAAAAGTTAATATTTCCCGTAATGCTTCAGGCACGAATATTTAGTGGAAGCCCCAAGATCAACAAACTTTAACCATTTACTAAACAAATCATGGCACATACAGTAGTAGGAATATTTGAATATGAAAGTGACGCCCAGGAGGCGCAAAATTATTTGTTGGCCAACGGTTTTGCTGATGGCGATGTGGATTTTAAGACCGCTACATACAAGTCAGAAACCGACGCGCCGTCCGTCATCGACCGGGATGGCGATTTTGGCGACCGCATCGGGAATTTTTTCAAAGACCTCTTTGATGGCGATGACGACCAGACGCGGCGTTATACGGATGCCGGCAGGAGGGGAACCATTGTTACCGTCCATGCAGCCAGTGCTGAGGAAGCTCAGGCAGCAGCGGCAATTCTTGACGAATATGGTGCAATTGACCTTGATCAGAGCACAGCCGATCGTTCTTCCAACCCGGGTTATACCCAGCCGGTTACCGATGCGTCTTTTGTTGAAGGACCGAGCACCGTTCCGGTAATTGAGGAGGAGCTCCACCTGGGAAAACGGGAAGTTGAAACCGGCGGCGTACGTCTTCGGAGCCGCGTTGTTGAACGGCCCGTTCAGGAGAGCATCCGTCTGCGCCAGGAACAGGTGAGTGTCAATCGCACACCCGTTGACAGGATTGCCACAGAATCGGATTTCGAGACCTTTAAAGAAGGTACAATTGAAGTGAAAGAATATGCGGAAGTTCCTGTTGTAAGCAAGGAGGCCCGTGTAGTTGAAGAAATAAGCCTGAATAAGTCCGTAGAGGAGCGAGACGAGATCGTCAGCGACACCGTCCGCCACACAGAGGTAGACGTGGAAGACATTACTGACGAAGAAAGGTTAAGAAGGGCCGGGTTAGATTTATAAGCCTGTGTTTAGAAGCATACCAGCCCCTGCCTTTGCAGGGGCTTTTTTATTAAATACACTACAAGTTTCGAAGCACAGCCTCGTTCGAAATCACCAGGGAAGATCAGAGTGGTTTCACCAAAACTGCCCAAAAGACTTTGTTAAACTTTGTAAATTAGCAAAGAGGGTAAATTCGGAATTACGCACATTGAATTGCAAGGGTCACTTTTGTAATGTTATGACTGGATTCCATAAACAATTTTATATCCAGCAAAGAAGTTATTTCCTTCACTAGAATCAGCCCGATTCCCTGCGTTTCTGCCGTGCCGACCGGCGGGTAAGTGTGATGTGATTTCAAGTTTACCCATTCGACTATATCTTGTGCCATGGAACCATTATTCTCTATGGTGAGGTGGGCGGCAGCCTGATCGACAGTTGCAGCAATTTTTATAAGGCTGTTGACGGCATTTTTATTCGCATTGTCAAGCAGGTTGTGAATGATAATTCCTAAGAAATGCGGATTGCTGGTCACCAGGATTGTTGGATCAATGTCTAAATGCACCTGATTACCGTTCGTACTGATAATGCCTTCAAACAACTTAACCTTGTCTTTTACGATCTGCGCTAAATTGATCTGTTCGGACGCATCCAGCTTTTGGTGAACGGGCAGTTTGGTAAACTCCAGTATGTTGTTCACGAATCCGTACATGGTC
It includes:
- a CDS encoding YsnF/AvaK domain-containing protein, producing the protein MAHTVVGIFEYESDAQEAQNYLLANGFADGDVDFKTATYKSETDAPSVIDRDGDFGDRIGNFFKDLFDGDDDQTRRYTDAGRRGTIVTVHAASAEEAQAAAAILDEYGAIDLDQSTADRSSNPGYTQPVTDASFVEGPSTVPVIEEELHLGKREVETGGVRLRSRVVERPVQESIRLRQEQVSVNRTPVDRIATESDFETFKEGTIEVKEYAEVPVVSKEARVVEEISLNKSVEERDEIVSDTVRHTEVDVEDITDEERLRRAGLDL
- a CDS encoding YsnF/AvaK domain-containing protein, with translation MHSIDGHDDAGKPRRVDENLKIPVIREHLTVSTERIETGQVLISKEIMEEETSVNVAVSREEVLIERKEINEYVQTPPPAVRQEGDVTIISVVKEVLVTEKRLMLVEEVHITKRLYQDEKAVTETLRTEKVNISRNASGTNI
- a CDS encoding calcium:proton antiporter, producing MKKIFQWSYIAPVIAWAFYLVLPIGTGLLVNLLAVAALIGGVFSAVHHAEVVAHKVGEPYGTIILAVAVTLLEASIIVSLMLTGGAGADTYARDTLFAAVMLILNGILGISMFVGAMKFKEQSFETKSVTIALVSLVSILVLTLVLPNFTTSIAGPSYSTPQLIAIGICCLVIYGSFIFTQTVRHRKYFLAEVSGQEKDVTGREALISLFFLLVCLGVVIALAKDLSPVIEAGIVAAGLPTALVGVAIAAVILLPEGIAAIRAARRGQYQTSINLALGSALASIGLSIPTVVIVCTIMDLPLILGLTMKSMVLLVLSIFTVMLSLNKGQTNSLYAIVLLVNLMMYIFTVVFP